ACCCGCATGACCGGCACCCTGGAGCAAAACTTCAAAAGTGCCCTACGCCACAGCAAAGCCGGCGGCGTCGACCGCATCGCCCGAACCCCCGACTTCACCACAAAACTCCGCCAGGCCATCATCTCCCAAAGCCGCTATCACATCGAACGCTGACCGAAACCCGAGCGCTACAGGCCCCGCGAGTGCCAGTCCCGCCGACACTCAGAGGGCGGTATGTGACGTGATGCCACGTTTGTTGTCGCTGGAACGTGTGGCGCAGGCGCATCGGGGCTGATCGGGGAGTCCTGTCGTGCTGGAGTGTTCTTCGTGAGCGACCGCCAGCCCTACAAGAGCGACTTGTCCGACGAGCGGTGGGCTCTGATCGAACCCGTCATCGCCTCCTGGAAGGCTCAGCATCCCTCCGTCAGCGGCCACCAGGGCGCCTACGAGATGCGGGAGATCGTCAATGCCCTGCTCTACCAGTCCCGTACCGGCTGCCAGTGGGACTACCTCCCCCACGACCTGCCCCCGGTCGGTGCGGTGAAGTACTACTTCTACAAGTGCCGCGACGACGGCACCGACCAGACCATCCACGACCTGCTGCGCTGGCAGGTCCGCGAGAGCCGGGGGCGCAAGGCCGACCCGAGCCTGGTGGTGCTCGACACCCAGAGCCTGCACGCGGCCGTCGGGGTGCCCGCCGACACCACCGGAAGGGACGCGGCAAAATAAAGTCCCAGGCCGCAAGCGCGGCCTGGCAGTTGATGTTCTCGGTCTGGTGATCGCGGTGGTGGTGCTGGCCGCGTCCGCGCACGACAACGCCGCCGGCATCGCCCTGCTGGACAAGGTCGCCGCCGACACCGACACGGTGCACAAGGCCCTGGTGGACCAGGGGTTCAAGACCGCCGTCATCGACCACGGGCAGAAAGTGGGCATCGACGTCGAAGTCGTCGAGCGCAACCCGGCGACCAGCGGGTTCGTCCCGCAGCCCAAGAGGTGGGTGGTGGAGCAGGTGAACGGGATCATGATGCTGCACCGCAGGCTGGTACGGGACTACGAGCACCGGCCCGCCTCCGCCGAGTCGAGGGTGTACTGGGCCATAAGCGACCGGATGGCCCGGATGCTCACCGTGACCTCCACCCCCACCTGGCGCGGCGCATGAGCGGCAGCGAGCTGACCTTGGGAGCGGTGCTGGCGCACCTGGAGGAGCAAGAGCGCGAGATCGCCGTGCAGGCCGAGGCCACGCGGGGACGCATCGCGGAACTCACCGCACAACTGGAGGAGTTCGACCGGGTCGCCGAGGAGGTCCGCATCACCCGCAAGACCCTGCAGGCGCTGCCTGATCCGTCCCCGCCGACGCCGCCGGCCGCGAAGCTGCCGGACCATCCGGACTACCGGCAGATCATGGCGGTGTCCGCCGCGGCCGACGCCCCGCTGCGGGCACGGGCGGTCTGCGAGGCGATGGATCTGGAGATCGCACCCAGCAACGTCAACAACGTCCGGCTGAAGCTCAAGCGGCTGGTCGAACGCGGGATCCTGATCGAGACCGAGCAGGGGTTGTTCACCCAGCCACGGCCATAGCCACCCGGAGAGGCCACCACCAGCCCGACAACCCCAGCCGCAAGCGCGAAACAGGCAGCACGTCACTTACCGCCCTCTCAGGCTGGGCGTTCGGTGGTGAGGGTGATGCGGCCGTCTGTCCAGGCTGGTAGGCGCTGGGCGAGTTTCCTTAGGGACGGGCCTCGTACGTGGTGCAGGTGCACCACGAGTTTCGTGCCGAACAGCGCATGGAAGTGGACTCCGAGGCCCCGCCCGGTGCCGGTGAATAGTTCGTTGGCCGGGACGTCGGGCTCCGGTGGTTCGTTGAGCCGGTACACGCACAGAGCCTGACGGTCCGGGACCGGTCCGGGGAGGACGGCGACCGCGCGGACCGCCGGCCAGCCCAGTTTGATCACGGGAACGTATCCGTACGCCTGGTGGTACGCGACTCCGCCGGGATGGAAACGGACGGCCGGGTCGTCACGGCGACTCGGCGCGGGCCCGCCCGTATACGCACGGATCGTGGTCAGCAGCGTGCTTCCCGGCCGATAGAACAGCGACTCGTCGCCCACCGCGCGGCTCCTTCGCAGGCTCGTCCGTCGAGTCTCGCTAGTTTCCCAGTTTCTCCCATTGCTTGACGTGTGTGCAGCTGTCTAGTCCGAAACCCTCGGCAGAGGCTTTGGTCGCCAGTGCTGCTCTCTGAACGATGCCCACGACCCCCACCCGCCGGAACGCCACACTGCTACACATTCAGGCGACGACAAACTATCTACTCACTCACATACCGCCCTCTGAGAGCGTCGTCGTCACCCGGGCGGCCCCGGGCCGGTTCCGTTTCCGTCCACGGGCAGGCCGGCGCAGTGCGCGGCAGCCTCGAGCACTTCGCGCACCATCGTCGGAGTGAGCCGGCCGGTGAACACGTTGCGCTGGCTCACGTGGTAGCAGCCGAACAACGTGATCGCGGGGCCCGTCCCGTCCGACGCAGTGAGTGTCGTCCGCGCGCCGTGGCCAAACATCGGGCGCGGCCGGGGCACGCTCCAGCCAGCCTCCTCCAGTGCGGAGAGCGCCGCCTGCCAGCCGAAGGCGCCCAGTGCGACGACGGAGCGCATCGTCGGCCACAGCAGCCGCAGCTCCTGAGCCAGCCACGGGCGGCAGGTGTCCCGCTCGCCAGGCGTGGGTCTGTTGGCGGGCGGTGCGCAGTGGACGGGCGCGGTGACCCTGACCCCGTACAGCTCCAGTCCGTCGTCCCGGCGCGTCGATGCGGCCTGGGAGGCCAGGCCGAGGTCGTACAGCGTCGCGTACAACAGGTCGCCGGCCCGGTCGCCGGTGAAAATGCGGCCGGTCCGGTTGGCGCCGTGCGCCGCAGGTGCCAGGCCGGTGACGACGAGCGAGGCGTCCGTGGGCCCGAAGCCGGGCACGGGCCGCGCCCAGTAGTCCCAGTCCTGGAACGCTGGACGTTTGACGCGTGCGCTCTCCTCGCGCCACGCGACGAGGCGCGGGCAGGCCCGGCA
This DNA window, taken from Streptomyces sp. NBC_01445, encodes the following:
- a CDS encoding uracil-DNA glycosylase, translating into MSAAEGYPGRAAADSPTLAELDARLVLCRACPRLVAWREESARVKRPAFQDWDYWARPVPGFGPTDASLVVTGLAPAAHGANRTGRIFTGDRAGDLLYATLYDLGLASQAASTRRDDGLELYGVRVTAPVHCAPPANRPTPGERDTCRPWLAQELRLLWPTMRSVVALGAFGWQAALSALEEAGWSVPRPRPMFGHGARTTLTASDGTGPAITLFGCYHVSQRNVFTGRLTPTMVREVLEAAAHCAGLPVDGNGTGPGPPG